A single window of Penaeus chinensis breed Huanghai No. 1 chromosome 9, ASM1920278v2, whole genome shotgun sequence DNA harbors:
- the LOC125029242 gene encoding uncharacterized protein LOC125029242, translating into MALQCRHLLVALALLAPAPAYAKFYIGRYKTVPVPVASSRAENSAAEGRKMPYIVYHENAALHAADLEHNRRRIERPPMAPYTIRRTGDIGPGTLFGTVGNYGNPESGYTVVNKNEVNYVVPPFTPGGRVNVAFQFWIPISIGGFFVTGRDLEEALRSNNPTAYISSLFLKHLSENSTIGELLGDVGSPVVEQGVQKFLDWVMPYLGYFTGSDVNEVNTYSLPKSRSKRDATDDDGWTTIGGSVSGGEQVRPTATLITSSSRPTNNDRLLWGNDHVLSHNNIHDSATKRPGLDLIKPIDVPEERPRPSFSSRPTFFPRPSTSSYPSSSYPSSSSSSYPSSSSSSYPSSSSSYPSSSSSSSSYPSSSSSSSNPSSSSQDITPPFHLTSFDEVPSGATDVKRLDVSMRLSRLDYFFNNLHLDREDCRRRVLCEVSRDPETFAPLSDLIGSETRISGNIWELSQQLRHTAEGGRLLSYIEAVREGRDRSEQCDGYRYQCDLKAREVINTDILPIWREVVRWLTVKVLTQEL; encoded by the exons ATGGCACTCCAATGCCGACATCTGTTAGTGGCACTGGCCCTGCTCGCCCCGGCCCCTGCCTACGCCAAGTTTTACATCGGCCGTTACAAAACAGTGCCTGTGCCTGTTGCAAGCAGCCGGGCAGAGAACAGTGCcgcagaaggaagaaaaatgcc GTACATCGTGTACCACGAGAACGCCGCTCTGCACGCCGCCGACCTCGAGCACAACCGCCGGCGCATCGAGCGGCCTCCGATGGCGCCCTACACCATCCGCCGGACGGGAGACATCGGCCCCGGGACGCTCTTCGGCACCGTCGGCAACTACGGCAACCCGGAGAGCGGCTACACCGTCGTGAACAAGAATGAG GTGAACTATGTCGTGCCGCCCTTCACGCCCGGCGGCCGCGTCAACGTCGCCTTCCAGTTCTGGATCCCCATCAGTATCGGCGGCTTCTTTGTGACGGGGCGAGACCTGGAGGAGGCCTTGCGCTCAAACAACCCGACGGCGTAcatatcctccctcttcctgaAACACCTATCTGAGAATTCAACCATCGGTGAACTTCTGGGCGACGTAGGAAGCCCCGTGGTGGAGCAAGGCGTCCAGAAGTTCTTGGACTGGGTCATGCCGTACCTCGGATACTTCACGGGAAGTGACGTCAACGAGGTCAATACGTACTCGCTCCCCAAGTCCCGAAGCAAGAGGGACGCCACAGACGACGACGGCTGGACCACTATCGGAGGGTCTGTGAGCGGGGGGGAGCAGGTGAGGCCCACAGCAACGCTGATAACGTCGTCGTCGAGACCCACGAATAACGACCGGCTCTTGTGGGGCAACGACCATGTTCTTTCGCATAATAATATTCACGACAGCGCTACAAAGAGGCCAG GTCTTGATCTCATCAAACCCATTGACGTCCCTGAAGAGCGTCCTCGGCCCTCGTTCTCCTCAAGGCCCACCTTTTTTCCTCGTCCCTCAACATCttcatatccatcatcatcatatccttcttcatcatcatcatcatatccttcttcatcatcatcatcatatccttcttcttcatcatcatatccttcttcttcatcttcatcatcatcatatccttcatcatcttcatcatctagcaatccttcttcctcttcgcaaGACATCACACCTCCCTTTCACCTGACATCCTTCGATGAAGTTCCATCTGGAGCGACAGATGTCAAACGTCTGGACGTGTCAATGCGTCTCTCCCGCCTTGACTACTTTTTCAACAACCTTCACCTGGACCGCGAGGACTGTCGGCGCCGAGTCTTGTGTGAGGTGTCCCGCGACCCAGAAACCTTCGCTCCACTGTCGGACCTGATCGGTAGTGAAACTAG GATCTCAGGCAACATCTGGGAGCTGAGCCAACAGTTGCGACATACAGCTGAGGGCGGGAGGCTCCTGTCCTACATTGAGGCCGTGCGAGAAGGAAGGGACAG GTCAGAGCAGTGTGATGGTTACCGATACCAATGCGATTTGAAGGCTCGTGAAgtgataaatacagacatactcCCAATATGGCGCGAAGTAGTCCGTTGGCTCACAGTGAAGGTCCTTACCCAAGAATTATAA